Proteins encoded together in one Helicobacter pylori window:
- a CDS encoding 2-oxoglutarate ferredoxin oxidoreductase subunit beta, with the protein MAFNYDEYLRVDKIPTLWCWGCGDGVILKSIIRTIDALGWKMDDVCLVSGIGCSGRMSSYVNCNTVHTTHGRAVAYATGIKLANPSKHVIVVSGDGDGFAIGGNHTMHACRRNIDLNFILVNNFIYGLTNSQTSPTTPNGMWTVTAQWGNIDNQFDPCALTTAAGASFVARESVLDPQKLEKVLKEGFTHKGFSFFDVHSNCHINLGRKNKMGEASQMLKWMESRLVSKRQFEAMSPEERVDKFPTGVLKHDTDRKEYCEAYQEIIEKAQGKQ; encoded by the coding sequence ATGGCGTTTAATTATGATGAATATTTGCGTGTGGATAAAATACCCACTTTGTGGTGCTGGGGCTGTGGCGATGGCGTGATTTTGAAATCCATTATCCGCACGATTGACGCCTTAGGTTGGAAAATGGATGATGTGTGTTTGGTGAGCGGGATTGGTTGCAGCGGGCGCATGAGTTCGTATGTGAATTGCAACACCGTTCACACCACGCATGGTAGGGCTGTAGCGTATGCGACAGGGATTAAATTGGCTAACCCTAGTAAGCATGTGATCGTGGTTTCTGGCGATGGCGATGGCTTTGCGATTGGAGGCAATCACACCATGCACGCATGCAGAAGAAACATTGATTTGAATTTTATTTTAGTGAATAATTTCATTTATGGTTTGACCAACTCTCAAACTTCGCCCACCACGCCTAATGGCATGTGGACGGTTACGGCTCAATGGGGGAATATTGATAACCAGTTTGACCCATGCGCTTTAACCACCGCTGCAGGGGCGAGTTTTGTGGCTAGAGAGAGCGTTTTAGACCCTCAAAAATTAGAAAAAGTGCTTAAAGAAGGCTTCACGCATAAGGGCTTTAGCTTCTTTGATGTCCATAGCAATTGTCATATCAATTTAGGGCGTAAGAATAAAATGGGCGAGGCGTCTCAAATGTTAAAATGGATGGAAAGTCGGTTAGTGAGCAAACGCCAGTTTGAAGCCATGAGTCCTGAAGAAAGGGTGGATAAATTCCCTACAGGCGTTTTAAAGCATGACACGGACCGGAAAGAATATTGCGAAGCGTATCAAGAAATCATTGAAAAAGCACAAGGAAAACAATAA
- a CDS encoding hemolysin — MFGNKQLQLQISQKDSEITELKKEVNLYQSLLNLCLHEGFVGIKNNKVVFKSGNLASLNNLEEQSVHFKENAESVNLQGVSYSLKSQNIDGVQYFSLAKKTGGVGEYHKNDLFKTFCTSLKEGLENAQESMQYFHQETGLLLNAAKNGEEHSNEGLITVNKTGQDIESLYEKMQNATSLADSLNQRSNEITQVISLIDDIAEQTNLLALNAAIEAARAGEHGRGFAVVADEVRKLAEKTQKATKEIAVVVKSMQQEANDIQTNTHDINSIVGSIKGDVEELKSTVKNNMIVAQAAKYTIYNINNRVFCGLAKLDHVVFKNNLYGMVFGLNSFDITSHKNCRLGKWYYEGAGKENFANTSGYRDLESHHASVHAEANDLVKAVQEDHITDSKYLEHKVHLMEDSAKHVKENIDKMFYEKQDELNKIIEKIQKGE; from the coding sequence ATGTTTGGGAATAAGCAGTTACAGCTTCAAATCAGTCAAAAAGATTCTGAAATTACGGAGTTAAAAAAGGAAGTCAATCTCTATCAAAGCCTTTTAAATTTGTGCTTGCATGAGGGTTTTGTAGGTATTAAAAACAATAAAGTCGTTTTTAAAAGCGGGAATCTTGCAAGTTTAAACAATTTAGAAGAACAAAGCGTTCATTTTAAAGAAAACGCAGAGAGCGTTAATTTACAAGGGGTTTCTTATTCTTTAAAAAGCCAAAATATTGATGGCGTGCAGTATTTTTCCCTAGCTAAAAAAACAGGGGGTGTGGGGGAATACCATAAAAATGATTTGTTTAAGACTTTTTGCACGAGCTTAAAAGAAGGCTTAGAGAACGCGCAAGAAAGCATGCAGTATTTCCATCAAGAAACAGGCTTGCTCTTGAATGCGGCTAAAAATGGTGAAGAGCATTCTAATGAAGGGTTAATAACCGTTAATAAAACGGGTCAAGACATTGAATCGCTTTATGAAAAGATGCAAAACGCCACTTCGTTAGCGGACTCCCTCAACCAACGGAGCAATGAAATCACTCAAGTCATTTCTTTGATTGATGATATTGCAGAACAAACCAATCTCTTAGCCCTAAACGCCGCTATTGAGGCCGCACGAGCGGGCGAGCATGGGAGAGGGTTTGCGGTGGTGGCTGATGAGGTGAGAAAGCTCGCTGAAAAAACCCAAAAAGCCACTAAAGAAATCGCTGTCGTCGTTAAAAGCATGCAACAAGAAGCCAACGATATTCAAACCAACACCCACGATATTAATTCTATTGTAGGCTCTATTAAGGGTGATGTAGAAGAGCTTAAATCCACCGTAAAAAATAACATGATTGTCGCGCAAGCCGCAAAATACACCATCTACAATATCAATAACCGGGTGTTTTGCGGTCTAGCCAAACTCGATCATGTGGTCTTTAAAAACAATCTTTATGGCATGGTTTTTGGCCTCAATTCCTTTGATATTACTAGCCATAAGAATTGCCGTTTAGGCAAATGGTATTATGAGGGTGCGGGCAAAGAAAACTTTGCTAACACTTCAGGCTATAGAGATTTAGAAAGCCACCATGCGAGCGTGCATGCTGAAGCTAATGATTTGGTTAAAGCCGTTCAAGAAGATCACATTACCGATTCAAAATACCTAGAGCATAAAGTGCATTTAATGGAAGATAGCGCTAAACATGTTAAAGAAAATATTGATAAGATGTTTTACGAAAAACAAGACGAACTCAATAAAATCATTGAAAAAATTCAAAAAGGCGAATGA
- a CDS encoding tumor necrosis factor alpha-inducing protein yields the protein MLEKPFLKSKQLFLCGLGVLMLQACTCPNTSQRNSFLQDVPYWMLQNRSQYITQGVDSSHIVDGKKTEEIEKIATKRATIRVAQNIVHKLKEAYLSKSNRIKQKITNEMFIQMTQPIFDSLMNVDRLGIYINPNNEEVFALVRARSFDKDALSEGLHKMSLDDQAVSILVAKVEEIFKDSINYGDVKVPIAM from the coding sequence GTGTTAGAAAAACCTTTTTTAAAAAGCAAGCAATTGTTTTTATGCGGATTGGGTGTTTTGATGTTGCAAGCTTGCACTTGCCCAAACACTTCACAAAGAAATTCTTTTTTACAAGATGTGCCTTATTGGATGTTGCAAAATCGCAGCCAGTATATCACGCAAGGGGTGGATAGCTCGCACATTGTAGATGGTAAGAAAACAGAAGAGATAGAAAAAATCGCTACCAAAAGAGCGACAATAAGAGTGGCGCAAAATATCGTGCATAAACTCAAAGAGGCTTACCTTTCCAAATCCAACCGCATCAAGCAAAAGATCACTAATGAGATGTTCATCCAAATGACACAGCCCATTTTTGACAGCTTGATGAATGTGGATCGTTTAGGGATTTATATCAATCCTAACAATGAGGAAGTGTTTGCGTTAGTGCGTGCTCGTTCTTTTGATAAGGACGCTTTGAGCGAAGGGTTGCATAAAATGTCCTTAGACGATCAAGCGGTGAGTATCCTTGTTGCTAAAGTGGAAGAAATCTTTAAAGATTCTATCAATTACGGAGATGTTAAAGTCCCTATAGCCATGTAG
- a CDS encoding 2-oxoglutarate synthase subunit alpha, translating into MREIISDGNELVAKAAIEVGCRFFGGYPITPSSDIMHAMSVALPKCGGHFIQMEDEISGISVSLGASMSGTKSMTASSGPGISLKVEQIGYSFMAEIPLVIADVMRSGPSTGMPTRVAQGDVNFLRHPIHGDFKAVALAPASLEEAYTETVRAFNLAEMLMTPVFLLMDETVGHMYGKVQIPDLEEVQKITINRKEFVGDKKDYKPYGVAQDEPAVLNPFFKGYRYHVSGLHHGPIGFPTEDAKIGGDLIDRLFHKIESKQDIINENEEMDLEGAEIIIIAYGSVSLAVKEALKDYNKESKQKVGFFRPKTLWPSPAKRLKEIGDKYEKILVIELNKGQYLEEIERAMQRKVHFFGQANGRTISPKQIIAKLKEF; encoded by the coding sequence ATGCGTGAGATTATTTCTGATGGGAATGAATTAGTCGCTAAAGCGGCGATTGAAGTGGGGTGTCGGTTTTTTGGGGGCTATCCTATCACGCCAAGCTCGGATATTATGCATGCAATGAGCGTGGCTTTGCCCAAATGCGGTGGCCATTTTATCCAAATGGAAGATGAAATCAGCGGGATTAGCGTGTCTTTAGGGGCGAGCATGAGCGGGACGAAGTCTATGACAGCGAGTTCTGGTCCTGGTATTTCATTGAAAGTGGAGCAAATCGGTTATTCTTTCATGGCAGAAATCCCTTTGGTGATCGCTGATGTGATGCGTTCAGGCCCATCAACCGGGATGCCCACTCGTGTGGCTCAAGGCGATGTGAATTTTTTAAGACACCCCATACATGGGGATTTTAAAGCCGTCGCGCTCGCTCCTGCTAGTTTGGAAGAAGCTTACACAGAAACCGTTCGCGCGTTTAACCTGGCTGAAATGCTCATGACTCCTGTATTCTTGCTCATGGATGAAACCGTGGGGCATATGTATGGCAAGGTGCAAATCCCGGATTTAGAAGAAGTGCAAAAGATAACCATTAATCGTAAGGAATTTGTGGGCGATAAAAAAGACTACAAGCCTTATGGGGTTGCACAAGATGAGCCGGCTGTTTTAAACCCTTTCTTTAAAGGCTATCGCTACCATGTTTCAGGCTTGCACCATGGGCCTATTGGCTTTCCTACTGAAGACGCCAAAATCGGGGGGGATTTGATTGACAGATTATTCCATAAGATTGAATCCAAGCAAGACATTATCAATGAAAATGAGGAAATGGATCTAGAAGGTGCTGAAATTATTATCATCGCTTATGGTTCGGTTTCTCTAGCGGTTAAAGAAGCCTTGAAAGATTACAACAAAGAGAGCAAGCAAAAAGTCGGCTTTTTCAGGCCTAAAACCTTATGGCCAAGCCCGGCTAAACGCTTGAAAGAAATAGGGGACAAATACGAAAAAATCCTTGTGATTGAATTGAATAAGGGGCAGTATTTAGAAGAAATTGAAAGGGCTATGCAAAGAAAGGTGCATTTCTTTGGGCAAGCCAATGGGCGCACGATTTCGCCCAAACAAATCATCGCAAAGTTGAAGGAGTTTTAA
- a CDS encoding PBP1A family penicillin-binding protein: MLKKIFYGFIVLFLIIIGLLAILIAQVWVTTDKDIAKIKDYRPGVASQILDRKGRLIANIYDKEFRFYARFEEIPPRFVESLLAVEDTLFFEHGGINLDAIMRAMIKNAKSGRYTEGGSTLTQQLVKNMVLTREKTLTRKLKEAIISIRIEKVLSKEEILERYLNQTFFGHGYYGVKTASLGYFKKPLDKLTLKEITMLVALPRAPSFYDPTKNLEFSLSRANDILRRLYSLGWISSNELKSALNEVPIVYNQTSTQNIAPYVVDEVLKQLDQLDGLKTQGYTIKLTIDLDYQRLALESLRFGHQKILEKIAKEKPKTNASNEDEDNLNASMIVTDTSTGKILALVGGIDYKKSAFNRATQAKRQFGSAIKPFVYQIAFDNGYSTTSKIPDTARNFENGNYSKNSEQNHAWHPSNYSRKFLGLVTLQEALSHSLNLATINLSDQLGFEKIYQSLSDMGFKNLPKDLSIVLGSFAISPIEAAEKYSLFSNYGTMLKPMLIESITNQQNDVKTFTPIETKKITSKEQAFLTLSVLMNAVENGTGSLARIKGLEIAGKTGSSNNNIDAWFIGFTPTLQSVIWFGRDDNTPIGKGATGGVVSAPVYSYFMRNILSIEPSLKRKFDVPKGLRKEIVDKIPYYSTPNSITPTPQKTDDGEEPLLF; this comes from the coding sequence ATGCTAAAAAAGATTTTTTATGGTTTTATCGTTTTATTTTTGATTATCATAGGGTTATTGGCCATTCTTATCGCTCAAGTTTGGGTAACTACGGATAAGGATATTGCTAAAATCAAAGATTATCGCCCGGGCGTCGCTTCACAGATTTTAGACCGAAAAGGGCGTTTGATCGCTAATATTTATGATAAGGAATTTCGTTTTTATGCGCGTTTTGAAGAAATCCCCCCACGATTTGTTGAAAGCCTTTTAGCGGTAGAAGACACCCTCTTTTTTGAGCATGGGGGGATCAATTTGGACGCTATCATGCGCGCTATGATTAAAAACGCTAAAAGCGGTCGTTACACTGAAGGGGGTAGCACCCTAACCCAACAACTCGTTAAAAACATGGTGCTCACACGAGAAAAAACTCTGACCAGAAAGCTCAAAGAAGCTATCATCTCCATACGCATTGAAAAAGTCTTAAGCAAAGAAGAAATTTTAGAGCGTTATTTGAACCAAACTTTTTTTGGACATGGGTATTATGGCGTGAAAACCGCAAGTTTAGGGTATTTTAAAAAACCCCTTGACAAACTCACGCTTAAAGAAATCACCATGTTAGTCGCCTTGCCCAGAGCTCCGAGTTTTTATGACCCTACCAAAAATTTAGAATTTTCACTCTCTAGGGCTAATGATATTTTAAGGCGGTTGTATTCTTTAGGCTGGATTTCTTCTAACGAGCTCAAATCCGCTCTCAATGAAGTGCCAATCGTCTATAACCAGACTTCCACGCAAAATATCGCTCCCTATGTCGTGGACGAAGTGTTGAAACAATTGGATCAATTAGATGGGTTAAAAACTCAAGGCTATACCATAAAGCTCACGATAGATTTGGATTACCAACGCTTAGCGTTAGAGTCCTTGCGTTTTGGGCATCAAAAAATCTTAGAAAAAATCGCTAAAGAAAAGCCAAAAACTAACGCCTCTAATGAAGATGAAGACAACTTGAACGCTAGCATGATAGTTACAGACACAAGCACCGGTAAGATTTTAGCTTTAGTGGGGGGGATTGATTATAAAAAAAGCGCTTTCAATCGTGCCACGCAAGCTAAACGGCAGTTTGGGAGTGCGATAAAGCCCTTTGTGTATCAAATCGCTTTTGATAATGGCTATTCCACGACTTCTAAAATCCCTGATACCGCGCGAAACTTTGAAAATGGCAATTATAGTAAAAACAGCGAACAAAACCACGCATGGCACCCTAGCAATTATTCTCGCAAGTTTTTAGGGCTTGTAACCTTGCAAGAAGCCTTAAGCCATTCGTTAAATCTAGCCACGATCAATTTAAGCGATCAGCTTGGCTTTGAAAAAATTTATCAATCTTTAAGCGATATGGGGTTTAAAAACCTCCCTAAAGACTTGTCTATTGTGTTAGGGAGCTTTGCTATCTCACCGATTGAAGCGGCCGAAAAGTATTCTTTATTTTCTAATTACGGCACCATGCTCAAACCCATGCTCATTGAAAGCATCACTAACCAACAAAACGATGTCAAAACTTTCACGCCCATTGAAACCAAAAAGATCACCTCTAAAGAGCAGGCGTTTTTAACCCTTTCAGTGCTGATGAATGCGGTAGAAAACGGCACAGGGAGTTTGGCTCGCATTAAAGGTTTAGAAATCGCCGGTAAAACCGGAAGTTCTAACAACAATATTGATGCTTGGTTCATTGGCTTTACCCCCACCTTACAAAGCGTGATCTGGTTTGGGAGAGATGACAACACGCCTATTGGCAAAGGAGCGACAGGAGGCGTTGTGAGTGCACCTGTGTATTCGTATTTCATGCGTAACATTTTAAGCATTGAACCTTCTTTAAAAAGAAAGTTTGATGTCCCCAAAGGCTTGCGTAAAGAAATCGTGGATAAAATCCCCTACTATTCAACCCCTAATTCCATCACCCCCACCCCCCAAAAAACAGACGATGGCGAAGAACCCTTATTGTTCTAA
- a CDS encoding pyridoxal phosphate-dependent aminotransferase family protein yields MFSKSLEALHHAKRYRKRELFDPLLKDYASNDYLGLSVKKDLLENAFNKLQSFNAHSPKASMLVNGYHSLHAELEERLADLLEFESALLVGSGFLGNLALIDTLLVKNALLFMDAHYHASGIFSTKTKPNQVVFFSHNDAKDLQQKLFNAPKNKLKFIAIEGVYSMDASVAPYDFYEIIQEIPNAFLIVDEAHSFGTIGENLLGFLEYHRIKEKDKIIKLSTFSKALASYGACILAPLQVIEFLTNRAKSVIYTTALSLLDTALTLAHLEYFIAQKQELKNELSKHQQIIFETLGIRTLAGFFTLEFENNPALLNAHHFLKEKGFLVGAIRPPTVSKPLLRVSLSLKNSLEDTKELANTLLDYSKIQSSFKSG; encoded by the coding sequence ATGTTTTCTAAATCTTTAGAAGCCCTACACCATGCCAAACGATACCGCAAAAGAGAATTGTTTGACCCTTTATTAAAGGATTACGCTTCTAATGATTATTTGGGTTTGAGCGTTAAAAAAGACTTGCTTGAAAACGCTTTTAATAAGCTCCAATCCTTTAACGCTCATTCCCCCAAGGCTTCCATGCTAGTGAATGGCTACCACTCTTTGCATGCAGAGTTAGAAGAACGATTAGCGGATTTGTTAGAATTTGAAAGCGCTCTTTTAGTGGGGAGTGGTTTTTTGGGCAATCTGGCTTTAATAGACACCCTTTTAGTCAAAAACGCCCTCTTATTCATGGACGCACACTACCATGCAAGCGGGATTTTTAGCACCAAAACTAAGCCTAATCAAGTGGTTTTTTTCTCGCACAATGACGCTAAGGATTTACAACAAAAACTCTTTAACGCCCCTAAAAACAAGCTCAAATTCATAGCCATTGAAGGGGTTTATTCTATGGATGCGAGCGTCGCTCCCTATGATTTTTATGAAATTATTCAAGAGATTCCTAACGCTTTTTTAATCGTAGATGAAGCCCATAGTTTTGGGACTATCGGCGAGAATTTATTGGGTTTTTTAGAATATCATCGCATCAAAGAAAAAGATAAAATCATTAAGCTCAGCACTTTTTCTAAAGCCCTTGCGAGCTATGGGGCGTGTATTTTAGCCCCTTTACAAGTCATAGAGTTTTTAACCAATCGCGCTAAAAGCGTGATTTACACCACCGCTTTAAGCCTGTTAGACACCGCTTTAACTTTAGCCCATTTAGAATACTTTATCGCGCAAAAACAAGAATTAAAAAATGAGCTTAGCAAACACCAACAGATTATTTTTGAAACCTTAGGTATTAGAACGCTCGCAGGATTTTTTACTCTAGAATTTGAAAACAATCCCGCTCTTTTAAACGCTCATCATTTTTTGAAAGAAAAAGGGTTTTTAGTGGGAGCTATCCGCCCTCCTACGGTTTCTAAACCGCTTTTACGAGTCTCTTTGTCCCTCAAAAACAGCTTAGAAGACACTAAAGAGCTTGCAAACACCCTTTTAGATTATTCTAAAATACAATCTTCTTTTAAGAGTGGTTAA
- a CDS encoding disulfide bond formation protein B produces MNKETRFYNLFSLAILGILIFPVGLANFYFGYVLKDSPCIFCWALRIKMILIGAVALLVVRFGFKPKYIALLLLMAGSGLYEGFYYTGSHALEDVGQGFALPILGLHTQFWALFVFFSVVVLLAVLLFFAPNTQLFKDYPLNTLQKSAFYVFFIVVGSNAVQAFFSTGPFPYIGQSSPVRFSWNLKESVWSMENWNDFKSPFPRSVLGRRDVGEPLKLSALPKDNDYEHSPLEITKALEIGKKEELFLKLNGAITDLSFNEDGAILTTENQGLYLVGNDLKTIHSHMVLDSYYSATVGSFVGADFNEDENIVIMGNNKTSVEITPNKNANALKNFPYFLEGANSFDEVERSRLKTSRAKNYYVSAARRGAKFTYLISAPNKRYKDLIIISMLNSDKQVHAEFLLELGNAKLKEKRKLGELVISALALKDNKLYAFSKEFNTLLVIDPTKEEILEVYGLPKEIKNISACGFRDNELILVSYENHKNILYTLNF; encoded by the coding sequence ATGAATAAAGAAACCCGATTTTATAATCTTTTTTCTTTGGCGATTTTAGGGATTTTAATCTTTCCTGTGGGTTTGGCGAATTTTTATTTTGGCTATGTTTTGAAAGATTCGCCTTGCATTTTTTGCTGGGCGCTACGCATCAAAATGATTTTAATAGGGGCTGTGGCGCTTTTGGTGGTGCGTTTTGGGTTTAAGCCTAAATACATCGCCTTGCTATTACTCATGGCTGGTAGCGGGTTATATGAGGGCTTTTATTATACTGGTAGCCATGCATTAGAAGATGTAGGGCAAGGCTTTGCACTCCCTATTTTGGGATTGCACACGCAGTTTTGGGCGCTTTTTGTCTTTTTTAGCGTGGTGGTGCTTTTAGCGGTTTTGCTCTTTTTTGCCCCTAATACCCAACTTTTTAAAGATTATCCATTAAATACGCTCCAAAAAAGCGCTTTTTATGTTTTCTTTATTGTGGTGGGGTCTAACGCCGTGCAAGCGTTTTTCTCTACCGGGCCTTTCCCTTACATAGGGCAAAGCAGTCCGGTGCGTTTTTCTTGGAATTTGAAAGAATCTGTCTGGTCTATGGAAAATTGGAATGATTTTAAATCCCCATTCCCAAGAAGCGTTTTGGGCAGAAGAGATGTGGGTGAGCCTTTGAAATTGAGCGCTTTGCCTAAAGATAATGATTATGAGCATTCGCCTTTAGAAATTACAAAAGCGTTGGAGATTGGAAAAAAAGAAGAGCTTTTTTTAAAACTGAACGGAGCGATCACGGATTTGAGTTTCAATGAAGATGGGGCGATCCTTACCACAGAAAACCAAGGCCTTTATCTTGTGGGTAACGATTTAAAAACCATTCATAGCCATATGGTGCTAGATAGCTATTATAGCGCGACGGTAGGGTCGTTCGTGGGGGCGGATTTTAACGAAGATGAAAACATTGTGATCATGGGCAATAATAAAACGAGCGTAGAAATCACTCCTAACAAAAACGCTAACGCGCTTAAAAACTTCCCTTATTTTTTAGAAGGGGCTAACTCTTTTGATGAAGTGGAACGCAGCCGCTTGAAAACTTCTAGGGCGAAAAATTATTATGTTAGCGCTGCAAGAAGAGGGGCTAAATTCACTTATTTAATCAGCGCTCCTAACAAGCGTTATAAGGATTTGATTATCATCTCCATGCTTAATAGCGACAAACAGGTGCATGCGGAGTTTTTACTGGAATTAGGCAATGCCAAACTTAAAGAAAAAAGGAAACTGGGCGAGTTAGTTATCAGCGCGTTAGCTTTAAAGGATAATAAGCTTTATGCGTTCAGTAAGGAATTTAACACGCTTTTAGTCATAGACCCTACAAAAGAAGAGATTCTTGAAGTTTATGGCTTGCCTAAAGAGATTAAAAATATCAGCGCTTGTGGGTTTAGGGATAATGAGCTTATCCTTGTGAGCTATGAGAATCATAAAAATATTCTCTATACTCTTAATTTTTAA
- the oorC gene encoding 2-oxoglutarate:acceptor oxidoreductase codes for MEAQLRFTGVGGQGVLLAGEILAEAKIVSGGYGTKTSTYTSQVRGGPTKVDILLDKDEIIFPYAKEGEIDFMLSVAQISYNQFKSDIKKGGIVVIDPNLVTPTKEDEEKYQLYKIPIISIAKDEVGNIITQSVVALAITVELTKCVEENIVLDTMLKKVPAKVAETNKKAFEIGKKHALEALKK; via the coding sequence ATGGAAGCGCAGTTACGATTTACAGGCGTTGGAGGGCAAGGCGTGTTGTTAGCGGGAGAGATTTTAGCTGAAGCTAAGATTGTGAGCGGGGGCTATGGCACTAAGACTTCCACCTACACTTCGCAAGTGCGTGGAGGGCCCACTAAAGTGGATATTTTGCTAGATAAAGATGAAATCATTTTCCCTTATGCTAAAGAGGGCGAGATTGATTTCATGCTTTCAGTCGCTCAAATCAGCTACAACCAGTTTAAAAGCGACATTAAAAAAGGCGGTATCGTTGTCATTGATCCCAATCTGGTAACCCCCACTAAAGAAGATGAAGAAAAGTATCAGCTTTATAAAATCCCTATCATCAGTATCGCTAAAGATGAAGTGGGTAACATTATCACGCAATCTGTGGTGGCGCTAGCCATTACCGTGGAGCTGACTAAATGCGTGGAAGAAAATATCGTGCTAGACACCATGCTTAAAAAAGTCCCTGCAAAAGTCGCTGAAACGAACAAAAAAGCCTTTGAAATTGGCAAAAAACATGCTTTAGAAGCTTTGAAAAAATAA
- a CDS encoding HAD family hydrolase has translation MRKFLDGAKSEILKYDVISFDIFDTLLLRPFIKPTDLFLYIETKYNIKGFHQARILAEMQSRKLSKEQDITLDEIYHQIPKEFHSYKGVEIATEKEMLIPNLEMLELYRFAKENNKRVVIVSDMYLPLEVLEDILISKGFGGYTNFYLSNHIMLTKHSKDLFKHVLKQENITHTQMLHIGDNSWADDAMPKSLGIATLFRKSVLKQLEEVFPKYKTFNPTSVAQSFILGSLCVFYKNYIQKHEKFDYWFLLGAMQAGIVAVAYCQFIYKEIHKRNIDTLVFVARDGYLLQKIFNILYPNSYKTTYVYAPRILKKAVFLEVVEGESLEILRILEGEEEIKKKQITTNQQAYVYLYSNFEHCRHLALKCLDNYRRYLYSQNLEGNIAIVDTITLGYSSQGLIQKALNKEVFGCYVDLLRILNHDCVSFLPFSHPKSIYFHNWDFMEFLLTSPEYPILNVENGVPIYQKNVSSCEKHRSKAYEKIVEGAVGYASYFKESQISLDIHDVIKWVNFFIDHPSIQDQEQFKQIYFLPDATHKNALPLFCNDVSLLSCILKPSQSYGILKRSLRTNKQERLFKILSLIKKIYEKLKKKS, from the coding sequence ATGCGCAAATTTTTGGATGGGGCAAAAAGTGAGATTTTAAAATATGATGTGATTTCTTTTGATATTTTTGATACCCTTCTTCTAAGACCTTTCATTAAACCCACAGATTTATTTTTGTATATTGAGACTAAATACAATATTAAAGGTTTTCATCAAGCAAGGATTCTGGCAGAAATGCAATCTAGAAAATTAAGCAAAGAACAAGACATCACTCTAGATGAAATTTATCATCAAATCCCAAAAGAGTTTCATTCATATAAGGGAGTGGAAATCGCCACTGAAAAAGAGATGCTTATTCCAAACTTGGAGATGTTAGAACTCTATCGTTTCGCTAAAGAGAACAATAAGAGAGTGGTTATTGTATCAGATATGTATTTACCTTTAGAAGTCCTTGAAGATATTTTAATTTCTAAGGGTTTTGGTGGTTATACAAATTTCTATCTTAGTAACCATATAATGCTCACTAAACATTCAAAGGATTTGTTTAAGCATGTTTTAAAACAAGAAAATATTACTCACACGCAGATGTTGCATATCGGTGATAATTCTTGGGCAGATGACGCTATGCCTAAAAGTTTAGGTATAGCAACGCTATTTAGAAAAAGCGTGTTGAAACAATTAGAAGAAGTTTTTCCTAAATACAAAACATTTAATCCAACCAGTGTTGCGCAAAGTTTTATTTTAGGATCTTTATGCGTTTTTTATAAAAATTATATTCAAAAACATGAAAAATTTGATTATTGGTTTCTCTTGGGAGCGATGCAGGCAGGAATTGTAGCCGTTGCTTATTGCCAGTTTATCTATAAAGAGATTCACAAAAGAAATATTGATACTTTAGTGTTTGTTGCACGAGATGGTTATTTATTGCAAAAAATTTTTAATATTTTATATCCAAATTCATATAAAACTACTTATGTCTATGCTCCCAGAATTTTAAAAAAAGCGGTATTTTTAGAAGTCGTAGAGGGCGAGAGTTTGGAGATTTTGCGTATTTTAGAAGGCGAAGAAGAAATTAAAAAGAAGCAAATCACCACCAACCAACAGGCGTATGTATATCTCTATAGCAATTTTGAACATTGCCGCCATTTAGCGTTAAAATGTTTAGATAATTACAGAAGATATTTGTATTCACAAAATTTAGAGGGAAATATCGCTATTGTAGATACGATTACTTTAGGCTATTCTTCGCAAGGGTTAATCCAAAAAGCTTTAAACAAAGAAGTTTTTGGGTGCTATGTGGATCTCCTAAGAATTTTAAATCATGATTGCGTGAGTTTCTTACCTTTTTCACACCCTAAATCCATTTATTTTCATAATTGGGATTTTATGGAGTTTTTGCTAACAAGCCCTGAATACCCCATTTTAAATGTAGAAAATGGCGTTCCAATTTATCAAAAAAATGTTTCATCTTGCGAAAAACACCGCTCTAAAGCTTATGAAAAAATAGTAGAAGGGGCTGTTGGATATGCTTCATATTTTAAAGAAAGTCAAATTTCTTTAGACATTCATGATGTGATAAAGTGGGTCAATTTCTTCATTGATCATCCTAGTATTCAAGATCAAGAGCAATTTAAACAAATTTATTTTCTTCCAGATGCAACGCATAAAAACGCTCTGCCCTTGTTTTGCAACGATGTTTCTTTATTGTCTTGTATTTTAAAACCTTCACAAAGTTATGGTATATTAAAAAGAAGCCTTAGGACAAACAAGCAAGAGAGATTGTTTAAAATATTATCTCTAATTAAAAAAATCTATGAGAAGTTAAAAAAGAAATCATAA